CTTCTTGGGGTTTGCCTGTGGATAAAAAAATACCTCAGGCTGAGGCTATCCAATGATCTTCCCCCTAATGCATTCCTGGTTCAAGATTCACAAATatataagggcctgtttggattttCTCCTCTAAACTTTGGAGCTAAAGCTCCAAACAAGTGGCCTAAAtttagctctaaactttagcccaccTCATAATTGAGCTTTAGAGCTCAAaagtgagctaaagtgctctAAAGCTTTTAGACCTCAAAAGTTTAGAGATGggtatccaaacaggccctaaaaaaGCTATATATGGTTTATTTCAATCTTTACCAGATTGTTAGTAAAAGGAGCTAGAGAAACATAAGAAGTCAGCAAGTTTCCGCTTAAGTGACTAAATTTCAAACCACAAGTTGTTTAACCAAACTAAAATTGGGTAGAAATGACGTAGCAATTTCTAGTGCTTTGAATTTAAATGCTCATTTGCTTCTTATAAACCAATGGAACcatgtccatttttttcaattcCATTATGATTTGAAGTTCAGGAGTATAATCACAGGTCTTACCTGCTTACAAATAAGACCAATAATTCTTGACAATAATGACCAAATTTGAAAACATCACGCCATCAAATGTCTTATCTCATCCTTAAACATCACGAGATAAGGCTATATATAGGATAATGATGGattctattttttaagcatcaTGGTAACCTTAATCACTGGAGTAGTTACCAAGAAGAAAAACTGCCTAGTGCCTTAGTCTTTGGGCAGTCCATTCACAAATGAGGTCAACAATGAGTTATTAAGGAGAGATATATAGAGTCGAATGGAAATGCAGAAATAAAAAAGACTTCTTATATTAAATATATATAGAAGATCAAACACATTAACATAGATTATCAGCATATTCCAGAATTACTCAAGTTGGTGCTGTGCATGGAACAAGACTGGATTTTGTCATGTGCCTTGTGGCTTACCAAAAACTTCTTTCATGAGGAAACTGAATGGATTGGATAGTAATATGATTTGACGCAAATATATGCCAATTGCAAAAAAATCAAATCAACCCCATGGAAATGAACAATGGAAATCTCAAGTGTTCTCCATTTAAAATGAAATGTAACACCAAATCAGTTGAGAAAGTACAATATGCCTTGAGAAGAGATAGCAAATGTCAACACGCTGCAAAATGGCTAGACCTTGCTAAGAAATGTTCCATTGGTGTCATTTGATATACTAATGAAACTTGCAAAAAGGGTCGGCTGATAGATCATGTACTTGTTCGGCACGATGTTCATAAGGAGACCCGGTCAATATGTTAGGAGATACAAAGTCAAACTGAGCACCCCTTGGAGCTCTCTTTTTtatctggagcagcctgtgttgcCTTCCAATCCATTTGGTGCTAACGTTTCGGCCTTCTATCTCAAACCTCATTGACTCCAGCACTCTTGCATTTGATACAAAAAAAGCTAGCCAAGTTAATATGTGACTTGTTGCCTCGGTAATTTCTTAGCACAATTTTTCTTATACCAATGTCAAGTTCCCGGTATGTACACCAATCTTTCCCCCAAACTCTTTTTATCTGAAAATGGCAAAGTGAACATAGAAATAGCGTCAAGGGCCAACCTGACTTTAGAACAATATTGATGTCCTACAAGCGACAAAAGAATGCAGATGCACACGGAGACTCAGCTAGCTCACCTCGATGCACAACTTCTGCAAGTGGGGAAAGCACTTCAATAAGTTAATAAGCGCATCCAGGCAAAGATTGACATCATATAAGGCAAGAATATTCACACTGCTGACCACCACTGACATGCTAACAATGGTTGCTCCCTGAGTTAAGCATGGAAGAGTTCACACACCATGATTGATTTATAGGCAAAAAAGGGTTTAATTTAATTTGGATCCGTCGTGACGGTGAAAGTGACGATGCATACATGTATGTACCTGAAAAACCGTGGCCCCAAACTGAAGCCTGGGAAAGCCGTCGAAGAGTTTCCCCAAAATAGACAATCTTGGTGCAGAGATTACCGAGATGTTCATTTGAGTTCTTCCAAAATACAGCAATCTTTCCAGACATGGGGCGTCCTCAATGACGAGCTGTTGTAACCTGATGCCACACAAACCACCAGAATCCACACCGATACTTCTGAGGCTCGAGGACACGATTTGCAGCCGACCGAATCCGCTGTTGTGAAGTAGCAACAGACTCTCCAGGACAGGGCAGCCGGCGAGCAAGGTATGCAGAGAGCTTTCTGTGATTTCGACTGCGAAAAGTGTCAGCTGTTTGAGAAGCGGCAATTGGAGCGTGCTGGCATCGTTTCCATCTGGGAACCTGCAGGCCCTGAAGCGGGCGACGCAAAGAGTGGACCAGAAGCGACGTACTGATGGCAGTAGGAGACCGTTGTTGAAGTCGAGCTCCTGGAGGTTGTCGAGCAGGGGGGAACGGAGCCAGCCGTCCAGTGTCCTCCAGGAGGGATACTCCATATAGCGGCGAGGCATCACGAAGCGGCGGCAAGGGACAGGGTGCACAGAGAGGATGCGGGAGATATCTCTGGCCCTGGCCAGGATGCTGCTGCCAGCTGAGTCGTCATGGAGGTCGAGGTTGAGAGGAGCGGCGCGCCATAGGTGGCGCCAGCGGGAGGAGAGCACCTGCGTGCGGGCGCCGTCTTTGGTGGGGAGGAGGGAGACGATGTCGCCGAGGACGCCGTCGGGGAGACTGCTGATCCAGTCGGCGAGGCGCTCTTCCAGCCTCCTCTTCTTCGCTCTGGTGAGCACCCCCATGGCGATGGAGGCGCGGCGGCCGATCGGGGAGTCGAGGCTCTGGTGGCGATGCGAGAACACGAATGATTTGCCACGCCTGGCTCTCGCGCTAGTTTTCATTTGGGCTTTTGGGCCAATCTGCTTTACTTATATTTTGGGCCCACTGAGGCAATCTGATTACTGCTATCTATTTGGAAAAAAGTCTACATCACCTCTTGAGGTTTGGAGGGGTATCTACTTAAACCCCCAAAGTATAAAATCAGATATTGAATACATTAAAGTTTGCTAAACCAGTCAAATTACCCCCCGGGATGGTTTTTGCCAGGCAGTTTTGCTTGCGTGGCAGCGGTTTTGCTTGCGTGTGGCAGTCCAGTGGCGCTTGGGCCCGCTCATCAGCTGCCTGTTCATCCTCAAATACATACGCCCAGCCTCTATCGCTGAGCGGGTGTGGCCTTGCTGGGCGGACACGGCCGGCATGAAGGCGGGGCTCCGGCGGGCGCGACCTCGGGGGCGGGTGCGGCCACGCCGGTCGGGCGTGGCTCGGGCGGACGCGCCCAGTGCGACAGCGGGGCTCTGGTGGGCGCGACCTCGCCGTGCGGGTGCTGTTCCGGCGGACACGCCCGGCGGGGCTCTGGGAGCGCGACGTGTGCGGAGAGGCCATTTGGTAGTCTGAAGCGGCTGTTGCGCCCATGCTGTGCCTGCATCTCTTGCTCGCTCCCCTATCTGCTCTCTCTGTTCGTCGCTTCCATGGAGAGCAGCAGCCGCTGGAGGCCAAAATTCGCGAGCTCCACTACACCATCTCCAAATTAGTCGCAAACGTAGCTTCACCTTGAGCCTCTCTACATCCCAGACCTAGCCTCCCTGAGTTTCGCTCAAGGTAAAGGCTGTTGCGGGCGTTTTTCGCATCACCGTCGCCATACACGAGACAAAAACAGAGCACCTTTCACCTATGTAAAGTTTTGTTTTGAGTCATGTAAAGTTTTACTTTGAGTCATGTCAAGTTTTCTGTAATCCCGTTGTAACTTTTTAGTTGTGTCGCATTTAGTTCGTGACACCGGAGTTGATCCAGGGCTCAGCGGTCCTAGCAGCCTGTTGCGCGCCAATGGACCCGACCCTGAGCACATGGACCAACTGCATTGTCACGCCGAGCGCATCGAGGCTGTCGGGCGAGACCGCGCCCACTGCCATGGTTGGTAGTTCACGACGCCGCCGAAGCTTGTGTCATCCATGTCGCCCGTACTGTCGGAGTTTGCGCCTTGTCGGTGCTCTGGCGGAGCTCGCGCCTCGGCAACTCGCATTGCCCGTGCGCGGCGCCACCAGAGCTCGCAGCCTAGACCCGCACCGCTCGTAGCACCGGAGATGGCCAGCAGCCGCGCCGTCCTCCCTGTCGAAGTCGCAGGCTCGCAGCCCATGGCAGCCCCTACCCCGGTGAGGCCCTTCCCATACTCTAGCACTGGTAACTTCCTGCCTCATCGAGCATACGCCTGCCTCGCTGCGTAGCGACCTCCTGCTCATATGTCCAACGTGGATTGCCAAACGACCAAAACCACCTTTCAATACCACTTAGGAGGTTATTTGTCCGGTTTTACAAAGTTTATCATGTGCAATACATGGTTTTATAGTTTAGAGGGTTATGTAGACCACCCTCAATACATCAGGGGgtgatgtagactttttcctatctCTTTTGACGGTTTCATTGACCATCCCTACCGGACTAATCTCTGGAACGCTCGAGAGTCAATCAATCATTAACCgaagtacaaaagaaaaaaattattcATGGTCAAAAAAAATTATTCTCTGCCGGCGCCTGTAAATGTAATACAAAATGCTTTCCACACATTTTCTTTTTCAAAGATGGCATTCCACATAGTTATAGTCCTAGTGCTGGCCCGGGACAGTTATTGTACTGATGGAGAATGGCTACACCTTGTGAGTGCCATCATGGCCATTCTTCATAAAAGGCTtgtaaatgtgcaactacagagTCACTGGATCGATGATGCAAATTGATTTCCACTCTGCTGCAGCATGCTAGCATATATAACATTTAGGCCTCGTTTGGTAGGGCTCCACCTCCTCCAAAAAAGCTCTAGCTCTGACTCCTCATATAGAGGAGCTTTTCTGGTGGAGGTGAAGCCGTTTTTTttaaaaacgtttggcaaaaatAGCTCTAGTGATAGTTTTGTAATAATTTATATTAGGGTTGTGAGGAGGAGCCAGGAGAAGCCAAATTTCTATGGTTCCAACTCCTCTAGGCTTCTTGCAAGGAGCCATTTTTCATATGGTCATTTGGCAGAGCTCCTTGCAAAGATCCACTAGAAGCCGAAGCTGGAGCCTTGCCAAACGGGGCTCTAGATTATCTCAACCCATGCAACACAAAGAATCAGTAGATCTGCATTTCGTGTTCACGGAATTAGAAGGGTAGCACACGGGACAAAGATGTATACTGGTTAGGGTACAGGGTACCTTATGTCCAGTGGAGGGAGTAGATCTCTTATATATATTGTATGTTCAGGGTTTATAGGGGCACCGATGAGTTTATCTAGGGTTCTAGCTAGCTACGAATAATGATGAATCGATCTCTGGTTAGTCCCTACCTTCCTTTAAATAgcctaggggtagggttacagatggAATGTCGTATGATATCAATTTCTAGTTAGTTACAAGGAGATTGCACCGAATCCTATCGGATTAATGCAAATAACTTGATTCCCAAGGCTATCCCTAGTCGATATCTTGCTTTCCATGTAGCTGTTGCACTTTGTCCGGGTCGAGCCTCTTCCTTAGCAGGCTTGGCCCACCCCATCCTAGTCCGACTTATTTCCAGGCGATTAGGGTACCTAGGGTCGAGTATACTGATAGGTGTATAATCAAAACCCTAATTAATTCATACTAGTAATTTGTTGTCATTTATAATATCGATTGCATATCCATATTGTTTGTTTCATGTGTACAAACTTTTTGTTCTAAGAGTGTGCATAATTTGTTCTAGGTGTGAAATTTTTTGCTCTTCTAGTGCAATTTTTCCATCTAACTATTTATTGTTTTTTATGATCCTAGTATATATTTTCTTCTGAACCTACAACATTTTTTATAAGCTCTCACATTATCTCATAAAGCTAGAGCAGGCTCTGAATTCTGTACATTGGTGAAAACCCGAACTGAAAATTGGCAAATACCAATTTGCAATACTGTATAGGGACATTATCACGGCTTGCTCAAAAACCCCAATCATCATTGGTTTGTTGGGCGAAAGTGGTTAGTGATGTCATTTCCAAACGAcagttaaaaataaaaaacaccccACCATGCTCGCGCTCGCAGGTCACGGCCTGACCCTTGCACGCCTATCATCACGCCCTCGCATGTGCCCGTTGCGCAAATCTACCGCTTTGGTGGTGCCATTGTGCTTGGCGTCCACGCTGAGGGCCATCGCGCCCTCGCCTGTGCCCGATGCTGGGCTCATCACGCCAATGCCAGCACACCTGCACCAGGGTTCAAACCCTAGTGATCGCAcctttttcttgaattttttcAGAAATTTTAGGGTACATGCACGCGTGCGCGTCCGGCGGTACAGCGCTTTCCCGCGCACTGAAGGCGACGTGCCTCGCCCAATCTCTTCTTTACTTGTGTACGGACGCGCAAGCGTGTGTGTGGAGTGTATGTGTTGTGTGCGTCCAAGTTGTACCCGATAAAAAAAAATCTCAGTGGCCAGTGAGGAGTAGGACCGCCAGATGGCGGCAGCGCTCACGGCGGCCCGGTTCCTTCGAGGTACGCTCGGGTTGCTCCCCCCATCCCATCTCTCCGGGAGTCGAGCACGCGGGGTGGGACCTAGTCCTTCCTCCTTCCGAGTTGTCGGCTGCGTCGATGTTTTCTGGAACTagactagggccttgtttagattgggattaggaatcagtatttggcactgtagcactttcatttgtatttgacaactattgtccaatcatggcctaactagactcaaaagattcgtctcgtaatttacaatcaaactgtgtaattagttatttttttatctacatttaatactccatgtatatgtccaaagattttatatgatggagagagagtgaaaaacttgcaatctaaacaaggcctagaaggAGGTCTTGTGGGATGAATCCTCCGATCCATTTGGTTCCATGCCAGTCTCCATAGATATATCATTGTTTCTGTAATCTATCGTATACAGATATTTATAGATCTTTTTTCTTCTGCCAAACAAGTAATCCGTTGTCTGTAGTTTGATGCGTCAGATATCCATCCTCCCCGCCTCCACCGcataaagaaagaaactaaatagaAGATCTTATCTTAGAACCATCAAGCAAATGAGGGCCCAGAAACATACGTAGAAAATGTTAGGCCGTGACACTAACACGTGCCAAGAAATTCTTTAGAAATACTCATATATTTGGATCGTCCCGTAGCAATTATTGCCAAACACCCTGGAGAAGTTAGCCAAATTCTATCTAGACTGGTTCAAAAAAACGAGCAGAAAGACGAATCATTGGGATTTGGGAGGATAGAGAAGCCACACATCGGGCTGGAGGCTGCTCTCGAGACATCTCATAAGTGGCAGCCAGGCAGGTCCCTGTTGCATCCTTGTCTTGTTGGCATAACAAGCTCAAGTGTGCACATATGCCAGCAGTGAATCCTAGAAAGTGAGCAGATGGAGCAGGGAGCAATTCCTCCCCTCCACACACCTCACTGTCAAACCCCTACTGGTGAATTGACTAGTACTCCTCTTTCTTCATCTCTATTACAGTCCATATGCTACAGCAGCACACAGCTGTATGGATAGCAGAAGCAATGTGTGAACAAATCAATTCCCCCCCTTTGATCACAATCTCTTGAGTAGTTCCCAGGTAGTACAGATACGAGTACTCCAGTAAGGTGCCAGCAAGGTATGAGAATATCTCTAATACCCACATGTTTCAGTTCCACCATTAACTAATCGCTTTTCCTAAGTGCTACCTTGTCTACTTCCTGTACAGAACAGGCCGGTGAACATCAGCCTAAGTCATCCTCATGGCGAACGTGGTGGCTTCAGCCTTTGTTCAGGAGACCGTGACCAGAGTCACCTCCTACCTCTTCAGCAAGCTTGATGAGAACAAGGAGATGGTGTCCAgaggacattatgttgacactaCTTAAAAAACGATTTGTGGCAACGTCTCCTTTTCTTTGTAGGaacggctctatattgagccgcccctacaaatggttgttTAATGAGCCATCCTTATAAATGGATTTATAGAGacggccggtgttatcagccgcccctataaatgacccgatttataggggcggctttaTATCCAACCGCCCCtcaccgcccctacaaatacgcgCCCGTTATTAAAAATCGGGAAAGCCCTGTAGGCTGTACTGCCGCTCGAGTATGACCCGGCCAGTCCAGGTGCATGGTGCCTGCCGCTGTGTGTCTGACGGTTTTGTCATATATTTATTTCAAAAGGAAACTCATATGATGGACAAAACAGCTGGTTCATACATGATATAtggctaagcccttgtttagttcgtaaaatttggattttgggactactgtagcaccttcgtttttatttggcaaatagtatctaaacattgactaattaggcttaaaacgttcgtctcgcaatttcccaccaaactgtacaattagtttttcttttcgtctacatttaatgctccatacacgggccgcaaacatttgatatgacaggtactgtagcaactttttggaaattggggtggaactaaacaagggcttaaatGGCTAGCAACTTATACTGTGTGAAATTGAGGTCGCCCTTTCATCTTGATTTCCTTGCAGATGGTGGCAAATAATCAGTGCTACTTGTGCAATTATTTCATTATCTGCCATACTTGAAATCGAGATTTTTACTCTCTATATCCCTGTATCAGGTTGTTATAAATAATCAAATAACAATTAGTGTAGAAATTTAGAATTGTGATATCGCTTATCGCGTGCCATCTGCTTATATATCTGCAAAGTTTGTGGTGGCTAGTGCACACTGGTCACTGGAGGACTGAATTTGACAAGTGAACGGACCTGTTTAAGGCCAGGCTGAGTCAAACCGAACAAACAGTTTGAATGGGGACACTTCGCCCTGTAGGCGGCAGGTGCATGGTGCAGGTGCATGCACCCCTGTCACATCAGCTAGCCTCTATACCCATGTATGCATGCTGGTTGTCACGCGCTCTAAAAAAAACTCGAGTACGAAGCAGACAGATCATtaaaaattaagtactaaaattcaaattttataaacggaCTTATAGAGAAACAActaaaataaaacttgtagatctcaaaaagttatgaaactttatagttgataactttttgatttaaaatcattttgtcacggaaaactacgtttgaatttctaaatatttaaaattttaattttttaaacgacTTCGGATGGATAAacagtaaaaataaaagttgtagatcttgaaaagttatgaaactttgtagttgataactttctcatttgaaatcatcttgtcatggaaaaccacattcgaatttctcaaatttaaaattcaaatttatgtgacctcggatggagaaactaccaaaatgaaagttgtagatctcgaaaagttataaaactttatagctgacaacttttttattttaattaatttagggcctcaaacaatcaatttatgctccattttgtataatatgtggggaaccaaaatggatTGTAGACACAAGTTAACttgaggtgtagtggtagagaaGATGGCGCATGAGGgagaggtcgcgggttcgaatgcCGGCTGatgcaaagtgtgcaaaaatcttgaaaaaatGCTACAATCATAGAGTGGGGTGTGTGGCTACCGGTGGAGTCCTcctcggatgaaaaaaaaaattgctatttttttttttgcccccttttcgtgatttctggaaattgatttgtaggcgCGGCTCAATatccaaccgtccctacaaatcgatttgtagaggcggtctgGGAACAgcccctacaaatatatgatttgtagagacccttgcgtagagacggctgggcaaaccgcccctacaaacggtATTCATCCGCCCCTACAAAACCTTTTTTACGTGGTGTGAGAGACTTGAGATGGTGCACACCGAACTTGAGcctgttataaatgaatcataaccatctatacttttcacaggaaaaggatcATAAATATCTATGTGAATTATTTCTTAAATTTCTGCCattcgtttgacatctttttttatttttttaacatactttccttttatgcaatcaatgtaTTATTCTATGTCTGAAAATTCTAATGACAGaataattgatttcttaatcaatcgagATCAACCTAACAGAGCTTGCACTCGAGAGATCTGCAAGGACGCCCATCACGGATGTGTCCCTGCTATGGCGCAGGAAGCTGCTGGAACGTGCCTTCAAGGACTGCGAATATCTGCTACACAGGTGCAGCAAGCAGCAAACAACACGCATTTAAGAGATGGAGCAACGAGCAACAAACTCCTTCACTAAACGTATTGCACAAGTGACTCAATCATCCATATCCTCCTATTTTGCTGGGTTTTGAAAGGACAGCACTGACTGCTCTGAAGTTCGAAGATTTGAGTGGTTGGCAGAATGCGCCAACCGTTTTCTCAAAGATGTTGTGTCACATctcaaaatttctgattttgtgttgtgcatagaaaacactaaataaaataaattattttaatatttggataaaatttatcaagtttagtttgagctagcacaaatttagttatagaaaaaatgtgaattttcaaagttttctaattttgacgggcttttagatgatgtgatgtttgcttattgcttctttgtatgttgagagtgagcaaagtctttaaaatacattagtaggtcgattttccttctctGAGATGCTTTTATCTTTTTCTAcgatcaaattctttgtttctcggctcaagttttcgttgtgagcttcctaaaatcttttctttgtaacacaAATCAATCCTTTCAGTTCCTCctccgtcaatcaatctctataAACTCCTCGTGATTTTTTTcagctttttctagaacttgttcctacatgtctgtgagcataatttaatttttagttgctccaaattatcttatcatcagctccaaatactttatttgggtcctcatgttccataatgtctctggaAATATTTCccgaattttcagagctttcggagtatttttcgcggtttaaataataattctagacttttctagaattattttatccacgaaattcaTTAATTACGAAAataataaatttctcatttttcccaacgctcaaagcccatgtgcaataatcctaataaattgtaaaggcccatgcatttatttactaataggctttaatgattatttaggcccattagtaaatatggagggtgcaacatcaattagtatcatattgctAGTTAATGTAGATGTGGGAagttttttctccctataaatatatACCAACCTCTtgagcaaagcacaccaaaactaccgtaaggggagcccctagtttggaaaatcccTCGAGTAGTAAACTAGATTTTTctcctctcgccgtcgccgtcaccgtcgcgctgcccagcccagccatcctctccttcgagcaacaaGTCGAGCCCACCCCTGCGTAGCTTCTGTTTCCATGGCCGTGTGGTGGCTTTACAGGAGGCCAAATGATGAAGACGAGGTAATTACGAAATTACCACCAGTTCGTAATATCGTCGTCGTATATTCATTTTAAGTCTGTTTCGAGTCGTTCCAATTACGTTAGATTTgtatcgatgtgatctacatgctagtgtcgtcgtttttcatgtcaagtgacttttatatatatgcttaaatattaatttgattaatatgcatgcaactagtttttataaataaaagcaacataattatatacaatACTCTTTTGCAtataagttttaacatgactagttgctaacataaatatgtttctaaattataatatgtttagtctaaacacacatcaaatttgattagatgttctcatatgtcagtttgtatttgcaagttaaagttgaattggcataaataatattaaaatatttataaataaaatatgattagtttcAACTCAATTTTTAAGTATTAATATGATTTATTTAATCTAAATaaatgctactcacatagtttttcttaattaacataaatcaagcttatagtcttctcttttcttttataatataaaaccctaTAGTCGTTTCTTTACAACCGCAGTTCCGAGGGGGAATTCCTTGTGtgtcattaaaaaagatcgcaatgccctATGTGCctctgaaaaagttcagcggtcttcaacgccactgctccaacttttttgtgccctccatgccactgccatcaatttgggctctaacgccgtcaaactgcaggtgtgaaaagtcgaaaatacccttcaatctaaatatgtcattaatttttttagcatcttaacgacttcaaatgaaaaaactcaaaactagaaagttatagatctcgtcaagatctataattttcatataacaattatcttcatttaattccaaaaaaagatatgatttttctaagatatattagtcatatcaaattattttttttgtggaattaaataaagataatttttatatggaAATTATAGATcccgacgagatctacaactttctagttttgagttttttcatttgaagtcgttaagatactcaaaacaaattaatgacatatttagacttcagggtatttttgacttttcacacctgctgttcgatggcgttagagcccaaactaacGGAAATGGCATGGAGGgtacaaaaaagttggagcagtgacgctgaagaccACTGAACTTTTCTAGGGGCACATAgagcattgcgatcttttttaatggcacataaAGAATTCCCCCTAGttccgattagtgtgcttttcgtgTTTGTTGTTCGTAGCGACGTGTAGAACGCCTTTAAAACCTTTTCACTCGCTGTTTCATAtgtctggtgtactgttctaatttagttctattgtttgcttcatgtatgattgtatggatgcttgtgtggtgttctatgatcatgttcggtcagtgagatatacgtggtgaatccagaagcaatattttgaaggtttggactaaaagaaggatatgagtttaaggcaaagtatagcatgggatcttccttgttgtcctatatatCTTTAATCatctaattcatactgcatgttttaccttgactaccactcAGGATTTTCTAgaactttgttaccttgtaccttgattcctatggg
Above is a genomic segment from Miscanthus floridulus cultivar M001 chromosome 3, ASM1932011v1, whole genome shotgun sequence containing:
- the LOC136544848 gene encoding F-box/LRR-repeat protein At1g55660-like; the protein is MKTSARARRGKSFVFSHRHQSLDSPIGRRASIAMGVLTRAKKRRLEERLADWISSLPDGVLGDIVSLLPTKDGARTQVLSSRWRHLWRAAPLNLDLHDDSAGSSILARARDISRILSVHPVPCRRFVMPRRYMEYPSWRTLDGWLRSPLLDNLQELDFNNGLLLPSSKSQKALCIPCSPAALSWRVCCYFTTADSVGCKSCPRASEVSVWILVVCVASGYNSSSLRTPHVWKDCCILEELK